CCGGTCAGCCGCAATTCGATTTCCCGGTCGGGCTTGCCCAGCGGCGTGGCGGTTTCGGCGCGTAAATCGCGGTAATCGAGGGTCTGATACGACGGAATTTCCGGCGGCATGGCGGCGTGATGGTGGCCGGCATGGGCGGCATGCTCCGCGGCCGGTTTGGCCGCTTCGAGATTCTCGCCAGCCTGGGAAGCATGGCCGCCGTATTCGGCGTGTTCGGCGTGTTCGGCATGTTCGAGATGATTATCACCTTGCGCCGCGTGTCCGGCGTGGGCGCCGCCCATATCCGCCATCGTCAACAAAGTGCGCGGCGTCGGCGGCGGCACCGGCGCCAGCCAATCCGCCCGCGGCGACAGACTGGCATGAGCGTAACCGCTACGGTCCATTGCCTCGGCGAAAATGCTGTAAGCCCGTTCGGCCTGGGGTTGCACGATAACGTCGTAGGTTTCGGCGACGGCGATCCGGAATCCGTTAACGTTCAAAGGTTGCAGGTTTTGGCCGTCGGCGGCGATGACCTGCATCGTCAAACCCGGCATACGCACATCGAAATAGGTCATCGCCGAAGCGTTGATGAAGCGCAAGCGCACTCGTTCTCCGGGTTTGAACAAAAAATGCTGCGCCATCTGCGGGGTACGGCCGTTGACCAGGAAACGGTAGGTGGAACCGTTGACGTCGGCCAGATCGGTCGGGTCCATCCGCATCTCTCCCCAGGCCAAACGATCGCTCAGGGTTTCCCGCAACCCGAGCCGTTCGATGTCGGCAAAGAAATCGCCGACCGTACGCTTCTGAAAATTGTAGTAATCGCTCTGCTTTTTCAGCCGCGCCAACGTGCGGTAAGGGTCGGCCTGCGGCCAATCCGACAGCAGCACCACGTAATCGCGGTCGGCTGCTGGCTGCGGCTGCGCCGACTCTATGATTAAAGCCCCGAACAAGCCCTGCTGCTCCTGCATGCCGGAATGGCCGTGGTACCAATAGGTGCCGTTCTGCTTGACCGGGAAACGGTAACTGAAACGGGCGCCGGGCGCTATGCCTTCGAAACTGATACCCGGTACGCCGTCCATCCGGTAGGGCAATTCGATTCCGTGCCAGTGTATCGAGGTCGGCTCCGACAGCCGGTTTTCGATATGCAACACCACGTCTTCGCCTTCGCGCCAATGCAAGGTCGGCCCCGGCAGACCGTCGTCGGCCAGAATGGCGGTCTGCG
Above is a window of Methylomonas koyamae DNA encoding:
- a CDS encoding copper resistance system multicopper oxidase — translated: MRVNFRQADSRSAPAKSAAKRVSKLIRGIGWGMVLAGQALAGEYHLTIAEKRVDIGGEPQTAILADDGLPGPTLHWREGEDVVLHIENRLSEPTSIHWHGIELPYRMDGVPGISFEGIAPGARFSYRFPVKQNGTYWYHGHSGMQEQQGLFGALIIESAQPQPAADRDYVVLLSDWPQADPYRTLARLKKQSDYYNFQKRTVGDFFADIERLGLRETLSDRLAWGEMRMDPTDLADVNGSTYRFLVNGRTPQMAQHFLFKPGERVRLRFINASAMTYFDVRMPGLTMQVIAADGQNLQPLNVNGFRIAVAETYDVIVQPQAERAYSIFAEAMDRSGYAHASLSPRADWLAPVPPPTPRTLLTMADMGGAHAGHAAQGDNHLEHAEHAEHAEYGGHASQAGENLEAAKPAAEHAAHAGHHHAAMPPEIPSYQTLDYRDLRAETATPLGKPDREIELRLTGDMRRYIWSFDDVKYADAEPIRVKLGEVVRFRYVNQTMMNHPIHIHGLWQYLDIGAGAYNPKKHVINVRPGTTAVVDVPADAVGEWAFHCHLLYHMDTGMFRKLIVEAPDRE